AGCTGGAGAGCGCGGATTCCCGCCGGCGCGACGCCGCCGAGCTGCTGCACCTGGACCTTCAGGTACACCGCGCCATCTACGCCGCCACGCACAACCCGTATCTGGACGACACCCTCGTCCGCTACGACAACCTGGCCACCCGCATCTGGTGCCTGTTCATCGACCGGCTCTCCGACATGGCCGGCCATGTAGGCGAACACGGACCGCTGATCGAGGCGATCGTCGCCGGTGATCCCGACACGGCGGCACGGCTCGCCCGCAGCCACGTCGAGGGCTTCGAGCGCGCCGTTCGCGACGCCGTCTGAGACGACGCCGTGCGACGGTAAGACACACAACTCGCTTCCCGTTCACACGAGTTCGCGGCGACGTCGGCGATTTGGCGCGTCACTGCACCGGGCCCCGCGAGTCCCCCGGCGCAGCCGCGGCCTGCCCGCCAAGGTGGTCCACAGATACAGCTCGGCGTCGTCCTGGGGGAGCTGGGCGATCATGTAGCGGACGCAGCGCTCGATCTTCACCCGCCACAGCCGCGCCGCCTCGTTCCCGTCGGCGTTGCCCAACGCGTCGTACACGGCGGTGTCCTCGTTGGTGATGGTGTCGCAGGCCTGGCTGTAGTTCATGTCCAGCACCGTCACGAACATGCGCAGACGGGCCGTGAGACGTTCGAAGGTGCGCGCGGCCTGCGGCAGGTCCGCGATCCGGGCGAGGGCGTCCTGGAACCGCAGGTCGACTTCGCGTATGCGTACATGATCGTGGTCCCGCGCGGCGGCGCGCACCTCCGCCAGGGCCGCCGAGGCCGGAGCGAGGTACTCGCGCCCGAACATGGCGATCCGGCGCATGAGCAGCGCGCCGAGGCTGGCGCGCAGGCACGTCCTTCGCCGTGACCGCGGGGATCGCGGTCGCGCCGCCCGGCAGCAGGTCGAGCATGCCCTCTTCGGCCAGTTCGTGCAGGCCCGCGCGCACCGTCCGGCGCGACACGCCCAGGCGGGCCGCGAGCGGTGCCTCCCGGACGCGGTCGCCGGGCCGATGGCCACCGGCGAGGACCGCCTCGCGCAGCAGGCCCACCACCGGGTCGGTGGTGAGGGGGCTCCGGGTGAGACATCGGGCGCTGTCGTCTGCGCCGCACTGCGCGGGGCGAGCCGGTCCGGTGCGCGCGCCTCCCGGAGATTCGAGTCATTGTCAGACCCGCAGATGGCCGGGCTGGCGTACGACGGGCGCGGAGCGGCGACGCGGGTGAGGGGGGCCGCGGCGGGCGTCCAAGTGGTGGACCAGGTCAGCAGCGTGTCGCGCAGGCGGGGCAGATCGGAGGCCGCCTCACGAGGAGGCCGGGCGTCGGAGGCGAGGAAGCGGTGCGCCTCGTCGGTCCATGCCTCCGGACCGGGGGCGTGGTGCCAGCGCGGCAGCGGACGCGCCGACCCGTCCGCCGGCCCCGGGGCGGCGCGGTCTTCCACCGGTACGCCGTGGGCCAGCAAGTGCACGGTCGCCCCGGCCCCCGCCGCCGACCTCGCCTGCTCCACGAAGGCACGCAGGGCGGCGTGGTCCGTCCCCGGCGCGTCCTCCGTGCCGCGCCGGCCCCGCAGTGCCGCGAAGGCGCAGGCCACGGCCAGTACGTGAGCCGCGTCCTGGTCCTGGCCGAACAGCCGGCCCACGGCGGCCGCCGCGGGGACCCGCACGGACCCACCGCCTCCCGCCGGGGCCGTCACGGCGAGCACGCACACCGGTGGGGCGATGCGCACCGCCCCTGATCACCGAGGCCGACCTCCTTGCGGCCCGGCACTTCATCGACGGGACCTTCGTCGAGGCGTCGGCTGGGGGCGTCATCGGCGTGGTCGACCCCTGTACGGGGAACGTCATCGCCCGGATTCCCGAGGGGACTTCGCAGGACATCGACCGGGCCGCCGCCGTCAGGGCCAAGGCCCAGTGGGCGAGGCTGGTCCTCAAGGAGCGCTCCGAACTGCTGCATGCCCTCGCCGACCGGCTCGCCGAAC
The genomic region above belongs to Streptomyces sp. CG1 and contains:
- a CDS encoding FCD domain-containing protein translates to MRASLGALLMRRIAMFGREYLAPASAALAEVRAAARDHDHVRIREVDLRFQDALARIADLPQAARTFERLTARLRMFVTVLDMNYSQACDTITNEDTAVYDALGNADGNEAARLWRVKIERCVRYMIAQLPQDDAELYLWTTLAGRPRLRRGTRGARCSDAPNRRRRRELV